DNA sequence from the Alkaliphilus metalliredigens QYMF genome:
TAATAGTATTCAAGTATTTCATTACATCTTTTACCACTCTTAGCCATTTCGTGTGCTCCATATTGACAAAGTCCTAGACCATCCCCCTTACCCACGGTGAAAAATCGAATGATCTGGGGTTTCCAAGTAAATCGAGTACTGTGTAGATCCAACAAGTCCATTAATTCTTTTCCTCTAAATACTTTTCCTCCTATCGTAATCTCTTTCACTCTTCCTGTTTCATCACGATAAACATCCTGGAATATTTTCTCAATACACACACTACGCTGTATTTCATCTTTGGGAAATTCAACTCCTAGCTTTGATTCGATTTCTTCAAGAGGCACATCCTCATATTGCCAATTATAATGGCTCTCTCCACAGGATTTACACAACACCCGCCGTAGGTATTGCACAACATTGCCATCCACATTTTCGCTATTCTCCGTTGCGCCACCACAGACGAAGTGATACCTTGCATCTATGGGGCGATTATTATATAAAATAATCTGTCTTTCTGTTTCTTGTGTGGCAGTTTCTAATCGTTGTTTATTGCATTCAAATGCGTCTCCCCATTGCAGTCGGTACTCTTCCAATTCCATTAGGTCTGGGTACTTCTCTAGGCTTAATGTGAGTTCAGCTTGTTTTCTAGGGCCACCATTCAGATTCATCATGCGAACAATTTTTGTTCGCATGATAATACTCTGTGCCTTTAAGGCTTCTATATGAAATGAAGGAGGTACACTCCAAGCGACAAACATTTGAACAAGTTCTTCTAAGGATTGCACAACCCGCTTTTGATTTAGGGGGTCATCTATATTTATATTTATTTGATTCCATTCCTCATTCAACTCCCTTACCTCCCTATTCTTTTGAATTACTGAAGCAAATGTACTATATTATATGATTTTTCATATCTCTTTGTGCATTTTTCCAATATTGCATCAATAGAATTATAGGTGATATGTCAAAATAGTTAATAAAAAAAACCCTAGAGAGCATTTCCCTAAGGTCTTACACTAAATCTATATTGGCTCACTTTTCTTTAAAAACGTTTATGAGTATTTCTAAGGCCTTAAAAATCTCTTTTTGCTTGTCTTCGTTTACCCCTTGGAGTGTGCTCACCATTGATTGAAGTAAACTTAACTCTACTGTACCCACTTGTACCTTTCCCTTTTCTGATAATTGTACATAAACATTTCTACGATCCTCTAGGCATCCTCTTCGCTCAACATAACCTTCTTCTACTAGTTTGTTGAGCATGGAGGTCATTGTGCCCTTACTCACCTCCATTGCTTCACTTAAGGATGACATGTTACACACCTGCAAGCGATTCAATAAAAATAATACTTTGTATTGAGCTAATGTAAAGGAGTCGTCCAGGGCAGCATTTTTATATTGGTACTTCATCCAACGACTAAAGTATAGGAAAAAATCCTGTAATCTGTCAGCAATCTTTTCTTCTAGCAACAAAATCGACCTACCTTTCTCTCCTTCTTATTATATAATTAATATACATTTCATTTCAATTAAAATTAATTTTTTCATGAAAATATTCTATTGTCAAACCATTCGGTTTTCGTTATAATAATAGTATCATAAAATATACAATTTTAAAAATATACCAATATATCCTGATATGAAGGGAGCAGATATTTGATGACCTGTCCAATTTGCGGCAATGAGCATACAGGAAAACTTAGTAAATCTAGGTACTTCTGTAGTAACTGCTTTGTGGAGATTTTTTATACTCGGAAGTCCCAATTACAGCTTTTTCAAATTCTAGAAGATGGCACTACCTGTGCAATCCCCACAGAAGCGTAACCTTCCTTGTTCTATCATAAGGGGGGTTATTTTTTATACACTTTTACAAACCAAAAAATTCCACGCTAGCATAGTAGCGTGGAATTTTTTTATAACTCAAAGGAATTCACTTGTCATGTTTAACTACAGCAGCCTCCGCCATCACTGGTCAGGGTGATCACATATCCTCTTCCAAATATTCCTTTTTTGAAATCAACATTAACGGCTTCAAATTGTTCATCTAGGCTTTTATCGATCACAAACCCAAAACCCTCTACTTCTTTCTTAACATCACTTTCCTTAGCCTCATCCAGAGACAATGTAAATGTAGGGCCACCTCAGCCAAACCCACTGACGAAAATACGTACAGCTTTATCGGCTCTATTTTCCTCTTGAATTGCTGACTTAGCAGCATCGGTTAATAATATTTGCATGTTTTTCCTCCTTCCACCCCCCCTGCATGGGGGTGTTTTCTTTTATTATACCTATTATTTTGAAAATCGTCAATACATTTTATTATATTCATTACCCCCACTATGGGAGACATTATCTTGATTTTATAATAATCCAATAAAAGGGATATACTACAAAAGAATAAAATACTTGGAGGTGTCTTTATGTTAAGAATTGGACAGCCTGCTCCAGAATTTACAGTTCCAAGCACCCAGGGTGAACTTTCCCTTAGGGACTATCGGGGCAAATGGGTTGTATTGTTTTTCTATCCTTTAGATTTCACACCTGTCTGAAGCACCGAGATCCCAGAGTTAAATCGTAATTTACCTGCATTTCAACGGTTAAACTCCATCGTGTTGGGTGCCAACACAGACAGCGTTCCAACCCATGAAGCATGGGCTAAAAGTATTGATGGTGTCAGCTTTCCATTGCTTTCAGATTATGATAAAAAGCTGTCTGAAAAATATGAAGTCCTAGTCAAAGAAGCCGGCGGCATCGCCCTTCGTGGACTATTCATCATCGATCCCCAAGGAGATTTACAATATATCTCTGTTAACAATTTAGCTGTGGGCCGTAATGTAGGTGAAATATTGCGCGTACTAGCAGCTTGTCAAGCTGGTGGTGCCTGTCCAATTAATTGGGAAGAAGGACAAGAAACCTTAAGCTAAACAACTCTACTTAAAAACCTATAGGTAATCAATCTGATTGCCTATAGGTTTTTGGGCTTCACATCCTTATTTTTCCATTGATTTTGCTAACTCATAAAGAGTTCTAACCGCAACACCGGTACCACCCTTTGTAATGTATCCCTTTTCTTTATCACTCATGGAAGTCCCCGCAATATCCATGTGTACCCATGGCTTTCCTTCTGCAAATTCTCCCACAAATAATCCCGCTGTAATGGCTCCAGCATATTTACCGCCAATATTTTTCAAATCCGCGATTTCACTTTTGATCATCTCTTTATATTCTGGGAAGGACGGCAATTGCCACACCTGCTCCCCTGCGTTCTTAGAAGCGTCTTCAATTTGTTTTACCCATAGCTCATCATTGCTAATGAGCGCTGTGGTGGTTGTACCCAGAGCAATTAAGCAAGCTCCTGTTAGTGTGGCTAGATCTACAAGTCTCGTGGCTCCTAACTGCAATGCATAGCTTACACAGTCTACCAATACCAACCTTCCTTCAGCATCAGTATTCAATATTTCTACGGTTTTTCCACCCTTTGATGTGAGTATATCACCTGGTTTATATGCTTTACCAGAAGGCATGTTTTCGCATGCACCTACCACCGCAATAACATTTGTCTTTGGCTTCAATGCTCCAATTGCTTCCATAGCCCCTAATACAGCGGCAGCACCACCCATATCTCCCTTCATGGCATCCATTCCCTCTCCAGGCTTAATTGAGATTCCACCCGAATCAAAGGTAAGTCCTTTTCCTACCAGGCCTAATATTTCTCCCCCTTCTTCACCACCATTGTATTTCAGTACCATTAGCTTTGGTGGTTCTTCGCTACCCGCAGTCACCCCTAAGAAACAACCCATCCCAAGACGCTCCATATCCTCTTTTTCTAAAATCTCTAATTCTAACCCATGTTTTTGAGAAATACTTTGGGCTCTCTTTGCCATTTCAGTTGGTGTCAAAACATTTCCCGGTTCATTTACAAGATCTCGGGCAATCATTGTGGCATGTGCAAGCTTTTCACCAGTATCAATACCCGTTTGTAATTGAGCCGTAATCCCAGTCTCTTCATTTAAGATATAAACCTCCTGAAGAACCCTTTCCTCCTGTTCTTTAGCGGTGGTCTTGTAATGATTGAATTGGTATAGGCCTAGCTTTGTACCCTCAGCAATAGCCTGCCCCACTTTTTCAGCTGAGATATGATTACATATACCAAATGGTGTGATGGCTATGGTTTCAGCCCTAGACTTTCTTGCTTCTCTCATGACCTTGGCCACTACATTTCTCAAGTTGTTTTCCTTGAATGCCTCAGCTTTACCTAATCCCAAAAGAATACATTTCTTAGCGGGCACCCTACCTAGGGTATGTACTAACAATGTTTCTCCTTCTTCGCCTTTAAACTCCTCAGCGTTGATCATTTCTTGAATCAATCCACCTAGCTGTTGGTCCATGGTGTGATGTACATCACCCAAGCTTTTAACCTCTTCGTAAATCCCTATGATCAGAATGTCTACCATTAGATTTGAGATTTTTTCATTTATCACTTTAAATTTCATATTGTTGGGCACCTCCAAATTAGTTTCATTACCTTGTCAATTTTTCAAATTATATTTCCACTTTTTTTCTTCTATATTCATAGCTCTTTTCCCTTCTTTCTTTCACCCTCCTTTCCTACATATATCAAATAATCCTTGAAATTTCAGCCTGTTTCATGTATAATTATACTGTTATCCCCTAAATCAAGCACGCCTATTTCTACCTGTCAGCTTCATTATTTTCTTTCAAAACCTCTATTGTACTTTTTCTAAGATTACGTTTCTTTCCCATCTGCTCACGATATATCGCTCATTGTATCGCTTTATGATTAGTCTATTATCGTTAGCATTCCCCCACCATTTATTAGCATAAATATAAAATGAACCTTATATTTCTTAAGTTGGCTTTTTTTCTCATTAACGACTAGGATCCTTTATTTGTATGACTTCTATTTGCATGACTTCATTTTTTCATTAGCACGATTTAAATTGAATTTTCTGTGTCTTTATGCTATTATTTAACTATTCTACTAATCTCATATATTATTCTATCTTTATTCAAATGGGGGGGTAGGCCATAGTCAGAATTCTGCTCTATCATTCTGAACACCAAAAAACATTACTTTAAAGGAGGAATTTATTCAATGAAAACCAAAAAGGAAGCCACGCTACTACATGCTCTCATACCGATTTTGTTTCTAATCGTGGCACTATCCACATCTATTATCGTATTTGGTGCTGATCCACACATCCCACTGATCGCTACCATTATCGTAGCCTCCCTAGTTGCCACCATTTCCCTTGGATACACATGGGGGGAAATAGAAGCGGGAATGATCGATACAATTAAAATGGGAATGCAAGCCGCTCTAATTTTAATGGTTATTGGTACAATTATTGGTACATGGATCTTAAGTGGTACTGTACCAACCATGATTTATTACGGTCTACAGATTTTATCTCCTGGAATCTTTCTTGTGGCCACAGCCCTTATTTGTGCTATTGTTTCCCTTGCAACGGGAAGTTCGTGGACAACTGCCGGTACAGTAGGTATTGCCTTACTAGGAATCGGTCAAGGTCTAGGAATGCCTCCTGGTCTTATAGCTGGTGCTATCATTTCTGGAGCTTACTTTGGAGATAAAATGTCTCCTCTTTCCGATACAACCAACTTAGCACCTGCCATGGCTGGGGCTGAATTATTTGAACACATTAAGCACATGGTTTATACAACTGTTCCTGCTTTAATCATCTCTTTAGTTCTTTATGGAATTATCGGTATGAGATACGCAGGTAACGTATTGGATATGGGTAATATCAATGCAATGCTTGATGCAATGACTGCTAACTTCACGATTTCACCACTACTATTAATTCCACCGATTGTTGTTATTCTGATCGTTGTTATGAAAGTACCTGCTTTACCTGGATTAATAGCTGGTACAATTTTAGGTGGCATCTTTGCTGCTATCTTCCAGGGTGCATCCTTTGGAGCCATCATCGATGCAGCTCATTATGGATTTGAACTTGAGTCTGGTTTAGAAATAGTAGATGATCTATTAAGCGGTGGCGGACTAGATAGTATGATGTGGACTGTATCCTTAATCCTAATCGCCTTATCCTTCGGTGGTGTCATGGAGAGAACAGGTATGCTCCATGCCATTGGAAAGTCTATCCTCAGCTTAGCAAACAGTACAGGTTCTTTAATTCTAGCAACTGTTTTAACTTGTATCGCTGTCAACCTATTGGCTGCAGAGCAATATATAGCTATCGTTGTTCCAGGTAGAATGTACAAGGATACCTATACAGAAAAAGGAATCCATCCTAAAGTGCTTTCAAGAACATTAGAGGATGCCGGAACCCTTACCTCTGTATTGATTCCATGGAACACATGTGGTGCCTTTATGTTTGCAACCCTAGGGGTACATGCTTTCCAATATGCTCCCTATGCTTTCTTAAATATCTTAACACCTCTCATTGCGGTTATTTATGGTTTTATCGGATTTACAATTACACCGCTTGAAAAAGATGACAAGATAGAAGGCGCAAAAGTTTAGTCATGATGATGCATTGCTATAGATAATAAAAGATAATAAAAGATAATAAAAAAGCAGGAAATCCAATGGATTTCCTGCTTTTTGTATTGTCTACACTTCGAATACCCTTTGATATCCCCGAGAGATAAAATGATATGCGTTTAGCCCTACTATTTCCTTCAAGTATTTATCTTCTTCTTTGACCCTTATTTCTAGCCTGGGTAGTCGTCTTGCCTCACACCATGTCTCAATCCCCGTTATCAAGCCCTCTAATACCGTTTTCTGCCCTTTAGATGGATCGATGTAGTAGAAGCTTGCCTGTCCGTAAAGTTTTTCTTCAAAGGGGGAATCAATGATTTCTAAGACAATGAATCCCACTCGTTCTTCATTCTCCTCTGCAATCAATACTGTCCCGCCACATTTAACAACCGATTCTAAATAGTGCTTTGTTTTATGAGGACGTGCCACATAATGGGCACTCATCTCCACCAGTGGTTCTACATCTCTCAATAGATTAATTTTTCGAACACGCATATTTTACCTCCTATGGGATAAAAGTTTGGCAACCTAATCAACTCTTTATGTAAGATAAAAATCCCCGAGCAGAACCTCGAGGATTTTATGATTTAGTTTAAAGCATTTTCAATTGCTTCCATTACTGCTACGCTAGTCATCGTCGCACCCGTCACCACTTCTACCTCAAGGCTTTGGGTATCCTTGATTTGTTGTGCCACTTGCTCTGCTGCTGTATCCCCTATTCCAGGTGTCTCATCCATTTCATCAAAGTTAATTGACACAATTTTACCACCGGAAACATCTACGGTTACTTTGATGTCTCCACCAAATCCTGATGCCATTCCTTCATGGGTTCCATCTGGGAAGCTAGTTCCCCCAGCTTCTGCTAAGGCATTTCTGACCGCTTCCATTAAGCCCTCGCTGGACATAGTTGCACCTGTCACAATCTCTACCTCTAATTCCTGACTTGCAATAATTTGCTCCGCTACACCCTCGGCTGCTGTATCGCCGATTCCTGGTGTTTCACCGTGCTCATCAATGCTAATTGAAGCAATTCTCTCATTTGCAACTTCTACAGTAACTACTATATCTCCACCATAGCCTTTTCCGGTTCCTGTGTAAGTACCATCACTATATCCACCAGCTATTTCTTCTGCTCCAGTCATAGCCGTCACACCCATCAGTAGGGCTATGGCCATTAATGGTAATAATATAATTGCAATTTTTTGCTTTTTATCCATTTACGACACCTCCACATATTTGTTACGAATATATCATACCATAATTCCTATGGTTTTAAAACTCTTTTTTAAGAATTGTTATTGATAAAAGATGATTCCAAGAGCTATATTCAAGGCGTTTTTTTAAAGAGCCCTTACACCCTTATTGATTGTTATCAGTACATATAAAAAGGACTTAGATTTTCATCCTAAGTCCTTGCAACAGAATGGTCCTTTTAAATTTCCAATAATTACTATGAACCTAATTAATTTCTATTCGCTCTCCTGTTACCATATAAATCACCCGTTCTCCGATATTGGTAGCGTGATCTGCAATTCGTTCTAAATATCTTCCAACGAACAGTAAATTCGTTGCCTGCTTTACAACTTTTGGATCTTCAATCATCATCTCAATTATTTCTGTATAGATGGCTTCATAGATTTGATCCACAGCTTCATCATCATGTGCCACTTCCTCTGCCAATTGAATGTCCGCCTTCATAAATGAATCAAGACTTTTGTTAACCATCTTCTCCGAGAGCCTTGCCATCCTAGGAATATCAATCAAAGGCTTAATCAATGGTTCATTTCCAATCTCTAAGGTGACCTTTGCAATATTGACCGCATGGTCCCCCATACGTTCTAGATCGGTAATAATCTTCATTATGGTACCAATTA
Encoded proteins:
- a CDS encoding peroxiredoxin; protein product: MLRIGQPAPEFTVPSTQGELSLRDYRGKWVVLFFYPLDFTPVUSTEIPELNRNLPAFQRLNSIVLGANTDSVPTHEAWAKSIDGVSFPLLSDYDKKLSEKYEVLVKEAGGIALRGLFIIDPQGDLQYISVNNLAVGRNVGEILRVLAACQAGGACPINWEEGQETLS
- a CDS encoding leucyl aminopeptidase yields the protein MKFKVINEKISNLMVDILIIGIYEEVKSLGDVHHTMDQQLGGLIQEMINAEEFKGEEGETLLVHTLGRVPAKKCILLGLGKAEAFKENNLRNVVAKVMREARKSRAETIAITPFGICNHISAEKVGQAIAEGTKLGLYQFNHYKTTAKEQEERVLQEVYILNEETGITAQLQTGIDTGEKLAHATMIARDLVNEPGNVLTPTEMAKRAQSISQKHGLELEILEKEDMERLGMGCFLGVTAGSEEPPKLMVLKYNGGEEGGEILGLVGKGLTFDSGGISIKPGEGMDAMKGDMGGAAAVLGAMEAIGALKPKTNVIAVVGACENMPSGKAYKPGDILTSKGGKTVEILNTDAEGRLVLVDCVSYALQLGATRLVDLATLTGACLIALGTTTTALISNDELWVKQIEDASKNAGEQVWQLPSFPEYKEMIKSEIADLKNIGGKYAGAITAGLFVGEFAEGKPWVHMDIAGTSMSDKEKGYITKGGTGVAVRTLYELAKSMEK
- a CDS encoding MarR family winged helix-turn-helix transcriptional regulator → MLEEKIADRLQDFFLYFSRWMKYQYKNAALDDSFTLAQYKVLFLLNRLQVCNMSSLSEAMEVSKGTMTSMLNKLVEEGYVERRGCLEDRRNVYVQLSEKGKVQVGTVELSLLQSMVSTLQGVNEDKQKEIFKALEILINVFKEK
- the nhaC gene encoding Na+/H+ antiporter NhaC translates to MKTKKEATLLHALIPILFLIVALSTSIIVFGADPHIPLIATIIVASLVATISLGYTWGEIEAGMIDTIKMGMQAALILMVIGTIIGTWILSGTVPTMIYYGLQILSPGIFLVATALICAIVSLATGSSWTTAGTVGIALLGIGQGLGMPPGLIAGAIISGAYFGDKMSPLSDTTNLAPAMAGAELFEHIKHMVYTTVPALIISLVLYGIIGMRYAGNVLDMGNINAMLDAMTANFTISPLLLIPPIVVILIVVMKVPALPGLIAGTILGGIFAAIFQGASFGAIIDAAHYGFELESGLEIVDDLLSGGGLDSMMWTVSLILIALSFGGVMERTGMLHAIGKSILSLANSTGSLILATVLTCIAVNLLAAEQYIAIVVPGRMYKDTYTEKGIHPKVLSRTLEDAGTLTSVLIPWNTCGAFMFATLGVHAFQYAPYAFLNILTPLIAVIYGFIGFTITPLEKDDKIEGAKV
- a CDS encoding FMN-binding protein yields the protein MDKKQKIAIILLPLMAIALLMGVTAMTGAEEIAGGYSDGTYTGTGKGYGGDIVVTVEVANERIASISIDEHGETPGIGDTAAEGVAEQIIASQELEVEIVTGATMSSEGLMEAVRNALAEAGGTSFPDGTHEGMASGFGGDIKVTVDVSGGKIVSINFDEMDETPGIGDTAAEQVAQQIKDTQSLEVEVVTGATMTSVAVMEAIENALN
- a CDS encoding N-acetylmuramoyl-L-alanine amidase, encoding MNEEWNQININIDDPLNQKRVVQSLEELVQMFVAWSVPPSFHIEALKAQSIIMRTKIVRMMNLNGGPRKQAELTLSLEKYPDLMELEEYRLQWGDAFECNKQRLETATQETERQIILYNNRPIDARYHFVCGGATENSENVDGNVVQYLRRVLCKSCGESHYNWQYEDVPLEEIESKLGVEFPKDEIQRSVCIEKIFQDVYRDETGRVKEITIGGKVFRGKELMDLLDLHSTRFTWKPQIIRFFTVGKGDGLGLCQYGAHEMAKSGKRCNEILEYYYTGVTIKKFINPCIKTPLKGKIIMIDPAHGGQEGEGHVGSQGIREEDVNLDIALYLRELLVKLGAEIHMTRRTDEHLPISQRAHLANEKLPHFFISIHQNYFSHPAISGTEIYHYRGDHEGRSLAKEIIQRLTAKTGMVNRGLKLADFFLLRELKVSSIHIEVAYLSNPEEEKKLMDGAFKKKVAEGIAEGIINYYRYHI
- the phoU gene encoding phosphate signaling complex protein PhoU; this encodes MRSQFESQLKDLNVKLLKMGAMVQEIIEVSVQALAKQDLETAKTICVMDDEIDELELQIENECMRLLALQQPMAKDLRVIGTIMKIITDLERMGDHAVNIAKVTLEIGNEPLIKPLIDIPRMARLSEKMVNKSLDSFMKADIQLAEEVAHDDEAVDQIYEAIYTEIIEMMIEDPKVVKQATNLLFVGRYLERIADHATNIGERVIYMVTGERIEIN